A genomic window from Candidatus Neomarinimicrobiota bacterium includes:
- a CDS encoding 2-oxoacid:acceptor oxidoreductase subunit alpha codes for MSDFDLKIGIGGAAGQGIASVGNILAFIFARRGLNVWAYNAFQSIIRGGHTFLTIRASAEAIGTHGDVIDILVCLNQDTLDRHLGILGPGTFAIYDGGKIKPTDAPPNVNLIALPIATLSPNPTNKMLGNTIAAGAVLYISGFSLDPLEDALKKQFARKGAEVVAENLAAASAGYAFAGEHFKPMSHAIPAPKDGLAILNGNTALAMGGAAAGVKFYCAYPMSPSTGVLHWFAANARKLGIMVRQVEDELGVINMAIGAAHAGTRAMCATSGGGFALMTEGIGLAAMMEIPVVVINVMRSGPSTGVPTKTEQGDLWQALGASQGDFPRVIVAPTDVADAFATIPEVFNVVDRLQCPALVLTDLLISEGTTSMDPALFKWDQDIDRGELIDPARSNGSNGAYLRYEITKSGISPRALPGIEGYIHVVASDEQDEDSTLISDEFTDPHKRQAMMEKRMRKMELAAAMVPAPELDGPADADVTLVGWGSTKGVLDEATEQLNAAGTSTNHLQVKWLVPLHGEVISAVLGASQKVIIVENNYTGQFARYLRSETGVFADAHIRKYDGEPFLTHHIVEGVQEILQGKTAQYVPTHEYKV; via the coding sequence ATGTCAGATTTTGATCTGAAAATTGGTATCGGCGGTGCTGCGGGACAGGGCATCGCCTCCGTGGGCAACATCCTTGCATTTATTTTTGCCCGGCGCGGATTGAATGTTTGGGCGTATAACGCCTTTCAGTCCATCATTCGCGGTGGACACACCTTTCTTACCATCCGCGCCAGCGCTGAAGCCATCGGCACGCACGGTGACGTGATCGATATCCTGGTCTGCCTCAATCAGGATACCCTCGATCGCCATCTGGGAATTCTGGGGCCCGGTACGTTCGCCATTTATGATGGCGGCAAGATCAAGCCCACGGATGCTCCTCCCAACGTGAACTTGATCGCCCTGCCCATCGCCACTTTGTCGCCCAATCCTACCAACAAGATGCTGGGCAACACCATCGCCGCCGGCGCGGTGCTCTATATCTCCGGCTTCAGCCTTGACCCGCTGGAGGACGCACTCAAGAAGCAGTTCGCCCGGAAAGGGGCCGAAGTGGTGGCTGAAAACCTCGCCGCCGCCAGCGCCGGCTACGCGTTTGCAGGCGAACATTTCAAGCCCATGAGCCATGCGATACCTGCGCCCAAGGATGGACTCGCGATCCTCAATGGCAATACTGCACTGGCTATGGGTGGCGCTGCCGCGGGCGTGAAGTTCTACTGCGCTTACCCCATGAGCCCGTCCACCGGCGTCCTGCACTGGTTCGCCGCCAACGCCCGCAAACTGGGCATCATGGTGCGCCAGGTTGAGGACGAGCTGGGCGTGATCAATATGGCTATTGGAGCGGCCCATGCCGGCACGCGGGCCATGTGCGCCACTTCGGGCGGCGGTTTCGCCCTCATGACCGAGGGCATCGGTCTGGCGGCGATGATGGAAATTCCTGTGGTGGTGATCAACGTCATGCGCAGCGGTCCCTCCACCGGTGTTCCCACCAAGACCGAGCAGGGCGATCTCTGGCAGGCGCTGGGCGCGTCCCAGGGCGATTTTCCGCGCGTCATTGTGGCTCCCACCGATGTCGCCGATGCGTTCGCCACCATACCGGAAGTGTTCAACGTGGTGGACCGGCTCCAGTGTCCCGCCTTGGTGCTCACCGACCTGCTGATATCCGAAGGCACCACCAGTATGGATCCGGCCCTGTTTAAATGGGACCAGGACATCGACCGGGGCGAACTGATCGACCCGGCACGCAGCAACGGCTCGAACGGCGCTTACCTGCGTTACGAGATCACCAAGAGCGGCATATCCCCCCGCGCGCTGCCGGGGATTGAGGGCTATATTCACGTGGTTGCCTCCGACGAGCAGGATGAAGACAGCACCCTCATCAGCGACGAGTTTACCGACCCGCACAAGCGCCAAGCCATGATGGAAAAGCGCATGCGCAAGATGGAACTGGCCGCAGCGATGGTTCCGGCCCCGGAACTGGACGGTCCCGCAGACGCCGACGTGACGCTGGTTGGCTGGGGTTCCACCAAGGGCGTGCTGGATGAAGCCACGGAGCAGCTCAACGCCGCAGGGACCAGCACCAACCATCTGCAGGTGAAGTGGCTGGTTCCACTGCACGGCGAGGTCATCAGCGCGGTTCTGGGCGCGAGCCAAAAGGTCATCATAGTAGAGAACAACTACACCGGCCAGTTTGCCCGCTACCTGCGCTCCGAGACCGGCGTTTTCGCCGACGCCCACATCCGCAAATATGACGGCGAGCCCTTTCTCACGCACCATATCGTGGAAGGCGTGCAGGAAATTCTGCAGGGCAAAACGGCGCAGTACGTGCCGACACACGAATACAAGGTTTAA
- a CDS encoding 2-oxoacid:ferredoxin oxidoreductase subunit beta, which produces MATALVEDRPAYTAKDFKGPVAPDWCPGCGDFGVLKALQQAAADLGKAPHDIVTVSGIGCSSNLPGFIHTYGMHTLHGRSLPVATGLQLANHELTIVVTGGDGDGYGIGGNHLLHTMRRNVDLLYIVMNNQIYGLTTGQLSPTSEQGMVTKSSPEGSIEMPLNPMAMAIAGGATWVARGYSADAKHLSALMKAGIEHKGFALLDVFSPCVTYNHINTYAYFKERVTKLEDNGHDPSDWRAGMEQAFVWGDEIPTGLFFENTTKPSLHAQEPILDEGGPLAFRPLGISQDVGQTLVDVLM; this is translated from the coding sequence ATGGCAACTGCACTGGTAGAAGACCGTCCGGCCTATACGGCCAAGGACTTTAAGGGGCCGGTTGCTCCTGACTGGTGCCCCGGCTGCGGCGACTTCGGGGTCCTGAAGGCGCTGCAACAGGCGGCCGCCGACCTGGGCAAAGCCCCGCACGATATCGTGACCGTCAGCGGGATCGGTTGCTCGTCCAACCTGCCGGGCTTCATCCATACCTATGGTATGCACACGCTGCACGGCCGGTCATTGCCCGTGGCGACGGGCCTGCAGCTGGCCAACCACGAGCTCACCATCGTGGTCACCGGAGGCGACGGCGACGGCTACGGCATCGGCGGCAACCACCTGCTGCACACCATGCGGCGCAACGTGGACCTGCTGTACATCGTGATGAACAACCAGATCTACGGGCTGACCACCGGCCAGCTCTCACCCACCAGCGAGCAGGGGATGGTCACCAAGAGTTCGCCTGAAGGCAGCATCGAGATGCCCCTCAACCCCATGGCCATGGCCATTGCCGGAGGCGCGACCTGGGTTGCCCGGGGCTACAGCGCCGATGCCAAGCATCTGAGCGCGCTGATGAAAGCCGGCATCGAGCATAAGGGCTTCGCCCTGCTGGACGTCTTCAGCCCGTGCGTGACCTACAATCACATCAACACTTACGCCTATTTCAAAGAGCGGGTGACGAAGCTGGAAGATAACGGCCATGACCCCAGCGACTGGCGGGCGGGCATGGAGCAGGCCTTCGTGTGGGGCGATGAAATTCCCACGGGTCTGTTCTTCGAAAACACCACCAAGCCGTCCCTCCACGCGCAGGAGCCCATCCTCGACGAAGGGGGCCCGCTGGCCTTCCGCCCGCTGGGCATCTCGCAGGACGTGGGGCAGACGCTGGTGGACGTGCTCATGTAG